The following proteins come from a genomic window of Chelmon rostratus isolate fCheRos1 chromosome 23, fCheRos1.pri, whole genome shotgun sequence:
- the gba3 gene encoding cytosolic beta-glucosidase: MFPCGFAWGAATAAYQIEGAWQADGKGPSIWDTFCHEKGRVFGEQNGDVACNSYELWEKDLECIRQLGLTHYRLSLSWARLLPDGTTRHVNQKGVQYYNKVIDDLLACNVSPMVTLYHFDLPQALQDQGGWKSAGTAHTFDSYAKFCFQTFGDRVKLWITINEPYVCAKLGHEDGVHAPGLKEPGTAAYLVGHNMLRAHAMAWHSYNSLYRTKQKGAVSLAINSDWLEPSRAGCAEDIAATERDLAFTLGWFAWPVFVTGDYPEIMRSAIDAQSKKLGYDGTSRLPSFSKDEPAILGTADFFALNYYTSRQVEPGGGCGDMLSMMSDRDAGEVVDPSWPICGVSWLAVVPRGLRTLLKYIKDTFNNPAVYITENGFSQVGPLQIEDAQRSEFYKDTIMEVAKAIQEDGVNVRGYFAWSLLDNFEWADGFSVRFGLFHVDFTDPTLRRTTYQSGREYAKIILKYKQGQYCTL; the protein is encoded by the exons atgttccCATGTGGCTTTGCGTGGGGAGCGGCAACTGCTGCGTATCAAATAGAAG GTGCCTGGCAGGCAGACGGCAAGGGACCGAGTATCTGGGACACATTTTGTCACGAGAAAGGCAGAGTGTTCGGGGAGCAGAATGGAGATGTGGCCTGTAACAGCTACGAGCTATGGGAGAAGGACCTGGAGTGTATCCGGCAGCTTGGACTGACACACTAtcgcctgtctctctcctgggCCCGCCTCCTGCCTGATGGGACCACACGACATGTCAATCAAAAAG GTGTGCAGTACTACAACAAGGTGATTGATGATTTGCTGGCCTGCAATGTGTCACCCATGGTCACACTTTACCACTTTGACCTACCTCAAGCTCTCCAAGATCAGGGTGGCTGGAAATCAGCGGGTACGGCGCACACGTTTGACAGCTATGCAAAGTTTTGCTTCCAAACATTTGGTGACCGCGTCAAACTTTGGATCACCATCAACGAGCCCTACGTGTGCGCCAAACTGGGCCATGAAGATGGCGTCCATGCCCCAGGGTTAAAAGAACCGGGGACCGCTGCTTACCTGGTGGGCCACAACATGCTGCGCGCCCACGCCATGGCCTGGCACAGCTACAACTCTTTGTACAGGACGAAGCAGAAGGGTGCGGTGTCTCTGGCCATCAACAGCGACTGGCTTGAGCCATCACGAGCAGGTTGCGCCGAGGATATCGCTGCCACAGAGCGAGACCTCGCATTTACACTGGGGTGGTTTGCTTGGCCTGTGTTTGTAACTGGAGACTATCCAGAAATAATGAGATCGGCCATCGACGCTCAAAGTAAGAAGCTGGGATACGATGGCACCTCAAGACTGCCCAGTTTCTCAAAGGATGAGCCTGCCATTCTGGGCACAGCTGACTTCTTTGCGTTGAACTACTATACGTCTCGTCAAGTGGAGCCAGGAGGAGGTTGTGGAGACATGTTGAGTATGATGAGCGACCGAGACGCAGGCGAAGTTGTGGATCCGTCCTGGCCTATTTGTGGGGTGTCCTGGCTCGCTGTGGTGCCCCGCGGCTTAAGGACACTTCTCAAGTACATTAAG GACACTTTCAACAACCCAGCCGTCTACATCACAGAGAATGGCTTTTCTCAGGTGGGGCCCCTGCAAATTGAGGATGCACAGCGCTCGGAGTTTTACAAGGACACCATCATGGAGGTGGCTAAAG CTATTCAAGAAGATGGGGTCAACGTCCGTGGATATTTTGCATGGTCGCTGCTGGACAACTTTGAATGGGCTGACGGATTCAGTGTTCGTTTTGGACTGTTCCATGTGGACTTCACAGACCCAACGCTGAGACGAACCACGTACCAGTCTGGACGGGAGTATGCAAAGATTATCTTGAAATACAAACAAGGTCAATACTGTACCCTCTAG